A genomic window from Treponema maltophilum ATCC 51939 includes:
- a CDS encoding CDP-glycerol glycerophosphotransferase family protein — MKKTMRYFYFLFFLFFPSFLFAYLDPGTGSLLLYALVGIGTSLWFLLRGVFYQLSSLLFARNNIRTKNKYGIVFYSEGAKYWQVFYPVISQLLSQKIACTYITCEKDDPAFQLQNTDFTALCPGTEMFTIAFMNKIEADIVVSTTPHLDVYMWKRSKKVKKYIHIFHAPTGVDFYEKYALSFYDVIFSVGEFIENAQKYLDKARGLPDKTYYNVGCTYYDYMHEKLQTLKRTTKTKTILYAPSWGLKRSSFFTNGIPIMQRLLDAGFRVIFRPHPQFFISHKKELENFKNQFAHYQSLTIDTAPSPLQAMLDSDILISDFSGIVFDFAYLFERPVFLTLPPSSVKGYEAEELPADIQWDIPATQQVAHELSENEINHIENYISDVLEQERNYKNRIAEFKKNIFNFYTAGHSAARAISDIHTSLRASL; from the coding sequence GTGAAAAAAACTATGCGTTACTTTTATTTTTTATTTTTTTTATTTTTTCCGTCTTTTTTGTTCGCGTATTTGGATCCGGGAACGGGAAGTTTGCTCTTATATGCCCTTGTAGGAATCGGCACCTCATTGTGGTTTCTTTTAAGAGGTGTATTTTATCAATTATCTTCTCTGCTATTTGCGAGAAATAATATACGAACAAAAAACAAATACGGAATAGTTTTTTACTCGGAAGGGGCAAAGTATTGGCAGGTTTTTTATCCCGTTATATCACAACTGCTTTCGCAAAAAATTGCCTGTACTTATATCACGTGCGAAAAAGACGATCCTGCCTTTCAATTACAAAATACGGATTTTACGGCACTGTGTCCGGGAACAGAAATGTTTACTATCGCTTTTATGAATAAAATTGAAGCGGATATTGTCGTATCCACTACGCCCCATTTGGATGTTTATATGTGGAAACGTTCAAAAAAAGTAAAAAAGTATATACATATTTTTCATGCCCCTACGGGTGTAGATTTTTACGAAAAATACGCACTGAGTTTTTATGATGTTATTTTTTCGGTAGGTGAATTTATCGAAAACGCCCAAAAATATTTGGACAAAGCAAGGGGCCTTCCCGATAAAACATATTATAATGTCGGCTGTACTTATTATGATTATATGCATGAAAAACTGCAAACTTTGAAAAGAACAACAAAAACTAAAACAATTTTATATGCTCCGTCCTGGGGCTTAAAACGCAGTTCATTTTTTACAAACGGTATTCCTATTATGCAGCGTCTGCTTGATGCGGGATTTAGAGTTATTTTTCGTCCACATCCGCAGTTTTTTATTTCGCACAAAAAAGAATTGGAAAATTTTAAAAACCAATTTGCACATTATCAGTCTCTTACCATCGATACGGCCCCTTCTCCACTCCAAGCTATGCTTGATTCCGATATATTGATAAGTGATTTTTCAGGCATTGTTTTTGACTTTGCCTACTTATTTGAACGTCCTGTTTTTTTAACCCTGCCGCCTTCTTCCGTAAAAGGCTATGAAGCGGAAGAATTGCCTGCCGATATTCAGTGGGATATTCCTGCAACCCAACAGGTAGCTCATGAGCTATCTGAAAATGAAATAAACCATATCGAGAATTATATTTCCGATGTTTTAGAACAAGAGCGAAATTACAAAAACCGTATTGCGGAATTCAAAAAAAACATCTTTAACTTTTATACGGCAGGACATTCCGCCGCCCGGGCGATTTCAGATATACACACTTCTTTGAGGGCTTCTTTATGA
- a CDS encoding DegT/DnrJ/EryC1/StrS family aminotransferase: protein MHIPFLSLQKINKSFEPALSQKIAEVVKNGWYIHGKECKAFEENFAQFCGVKHCIGVGNGLEALKLILRAYKLLGVFKTGDEVIVPANTFIATILAISAENLTPVFVEPDIDDYVIDVKKIEEKITKKTKAIMPVHLYGRLCNMEAIIAIAKQHNLKLIEDAAQAHGATQNGKRSGAFGDAAGFSFYPGKNLGCLGDGGCVTTDDDELADIVRKLANYGSSVKYVYEYKGENSRLDEIQAAVLSVKLKRLDADNDRRRQIATMYNTGIKNNAVILPKLHQSEEHVWHIYCVRVQNRNAFIEYLNSCGIETVIHYPTPPHKQAAYKEFAYLNLPISEKIHAEVVSLPMSPLLTDKHVMYIIEIISAYKNIIKQ, encoded by the coding sequence ATGCATATTCCTTTTTTATCATTACAAAAGATAAACAAATCTTTTGAACCGGCACTTTCACAAAAAATTGCCGAAGTTGTAAAAAACGGCTGGTATATTCACGGCAAAGAATGTAAAGCGTTTGAAGAAAACTTCGCTCAATTTTGCGGCGTTAAGCACTGTATTGGAGTAGGAAACGGCCTTGAAGCTTTAAAGCTTATTTTGCGTGCATATAAATTGCTTGGCGTTTTTAAGACAGGTGATGAGGTTATTGTTCCGGCAAATACCTTTATCGCAACTATTTTAGCAATAAGCGCGGAAAATTTAACGCCTGTTTTTGTAGAGCCGGATATAGATGATTATGTAATTGACGTAAAAAAAATAGAAGAAAAAATAACAAAAAAAACAAAGGCTATTATGCCGGTACATTTATACGGCAGACTTTGTAATATGGAAGCCATTATCGCCATTGCAAAGCAGCACAACTTAAAACTGATTGAAGATGCGGCGCAAGCGCACGGCGCAACGCAAAACGGAAAAAGAAGTGGAGCTTTCGGCGATGCCGCAGGTTTCAGTTTTTATCCCGGCAAAAATTTAGGCTGTTTAGGCGACGGCGGTTGCGTTACAACTGATGACGATGAACTTGCAGATATCGTACGGAAGCTGGCAAATTATGGTTCAAGTGTAAAATACGTGTACGAATATAAGGGTGAAAATTCACGACTTGATGAAATACAGGCGGCCGTACTTTCGGTAAAACTGAAAAGACTGGATGCGGACAATGATCGACGCCGTCAAATCGCCACAATGTATAATACGGGAATAAAAAACAATGCAGTGATTTTGCCGAAATTGCATCAATCGGAAGAACACGTATGGCATATTTACTGTGTTCGGGTTCAAAATAGAAATGCATTCATTGAATATCTGAATTCGTGCGGAATAGAAACGGTTATTCATTATCCGACACCGCCGCATAAACAAGCCGCATATAAAGAATTCGCCTATCTTAATTTACCGATCAGCGAAAAAATTCATGCGGAAGTTGTAAGTTTACCGATGAGCCCCTTACTCACGGATAAACACGTAATGTATATAATCGAAATTATTAGTGCTTATAAAAATATTATAAAACAGTGA
- a CDS encoding GNAT family N-acetyltransferase, whose translation MFRIEPYEKTYEQLWDDFVLNKSINGTFLHSRNFLNYHPKERFQDCSLLIFNKKNNLAAIVPACKDPNDTACFFSHKGSTYGGIVIDKKHYSSDTLLEITENLEDYLRTAHFRSLYLKITPDILCTESPALLEYLLYYKNYRQYSELNTYIDLTAAYDEKIVSNFTQGKRTNISNCLKAGLICKPLASPEEIQKLYNIINENLKKYKVKPVHSFNELMELKQRYIPDNIAFFGGYIKEELIAGAIVFYFHKTKTLHTQYLCAKEEFAKLSPMSFMYYSMIVEAKRLGFQNISWGISTEDFGHTLNQGLLKNKESYGGTYSINKTFYKEL comes from the coding sequence ATGTTTAGAATCGAACCGTATGAAAAAACATACGAACAGCTTTGGGATGATTTTGTATTAAATAAATCAATTAACGGAACTTTTTTGCACAGCAGGAATTTTTTAAACTATCATCCTAAAGAGCGGTTTCAAGATTGTTCTCTTTTAATATTCAATAAAAAAAATAACTTGGCGGCGATTGTTCCCGCATGTAAAGATCCGAACGATACTGCTTGTTTTTTTTCGCACAAAGGATCTACTTACGGCGGCATAGTAATTGATAAAAAACATTATAGCAGCGATACGCTTTTAGAAATAACAGAAAATCTTGAAGATTATTTACGCACAGCCCACTTCCGTTCCCTGTATTTAAAAATTACGCCGGATATTCTTTGTACCGAAAGTCCCGCACTTTTAGAATACCTATTGTACTATAAAAATTACCGACAGTATTCTGAGTTGAACACTTATATTGATTTAACCGCTGCCTATGATGAAAAGATTGTTTCTAATTTTACTCAAGGGAAAAGAACGAATATAAGCAATTGTTTAAAAGCCGGATTAATATGTAAGCCGCTTGCTTCACCCGAAGAAATACAAAAACTATACAATATTATTAATGAAAACTTAAAAAAGTATAAGGTAAAACCGGTACACAGTTTTAATGAACTTATGGAATTAAAACAAAGGTACATTCCCGATAACATTGCTTTTTTCGGCGGATATATTAAAGAAGAACTGATCGCAGGAGCAATTGTATTTTATTTTCATAAAACAAAAACATTACATACGCAATATCTTTGTGCAAAGGAAGAATTTGCGAAACTGAGTCCGATGAGTTTTATGTATTATTCTATGATTGTAGAAGCAAAACGTCTTGGGTTTCAAAATATATCATGGGGCATTTCCACAGAAGATTTTGGGCACACTTTAAATCAAGGGCTGTTAAAAAATAAAGAGTCTTATGGCGGCACCTACTCGATTAATAAAACTTTTTATAAAGAATTGTAG
- a CDS encoding sugar 3,4-ketoisomerase, translating to MKNTVDDCKLIHVRNHNFIDGILTLSDKTYVPFDIKRIYYLYDIPQNSNRGAHAHKNLYQLILAAAGSFTVELDDGNKKKQFNLSCSSQGLIIVPGIWRNLTGFSHGAVALVFASEYYTETDYIRNYDEFLHYRKINTTR from the coding sequence ATGAAAAATACCGTTGACGACTGCAAACTTATTCACGTACGCAATCATAACTTTATTGATGGTATATTAACATTATCCGATAAAACGTATGTACCTTTTGATATAAAACGAATCTATTACCTATATGATATTCCCCAAAATAGTAATCGAGGTGCACACGCACATAAGAATCTGTATCAATTGATTTTAGCTGCGGCCGGCTCTTTTACCGTTGAATTGGATGACGGTAATAAAAAAAAACAGTTTAATTTAAGTTGTTCCTCACAAGGCCTCATAATCGTTCCGGGTATTTGGCGAAATTTAACCGGTTTTTCACACGGTGCTGTCGCTTTGGTTTTTGCTTCCGAATATTATACCGAAACCGATTATATCAGAAACTACGATGAATTTTTACACTATAGAAAAATAAATACAACGCGTTAA
- a CDS encoding WxcM-like domain-containing protein, translating to MQIINLPKITDNRGSLSFLESQKHIPFKIQAAFLLTDCDISDSYSFHKKNNAQFCFIALSGAFRFKTGKIANTESEYDITVNKASKALCANALTDFRIFDFAQNTVILILTSMKKVNFKKN from the coding sequence ATGCAAATAATAAATTTACCTAAAATTACGGATAATCGCGGCAGCCTCTCTTTTTTAGAAAGCCAAAAACATATTCCTTTTAAAATTCAGGCAGCTTTTTTGCTTACCGATTGTGACATATCGGATTCATATTCTTTTCATAAAAAGAATAATGCACAATTTTGTTTTATAGCGTTATCCGGCGCTTTTCGATTTAAAACCGGCAAAATCGCTAATACCGAGTCCGAATATGATATAACAGTGAATAAAGCTTCTAAAGCACTCTGTGCAAATGCGCTTACTGATTTTAGAATATTTGATTTTGCGCAAAATACCGTTATACTTATTTTGACATCTATGAAAAAAGTTAATTTTAAGAAAAATTAA
- a CDS encoding glycosyltransferase, producing MPAAVSVIIPTYNQADYIEQSIKSVLSQTEQNYEIIIMDDCSCDSTKEIVQKYVSDKIRYFCHDKNLGPGKTFNDGLAKAQYEYVTLIASDDILFPTHLQNIVQAFTENPDLEVLFPQLKFIDEKNRLTGRTLSVLETDKYKLLNKAFYYGNIFPSPGIAFKKSLFDRIAAFNPSLILNHDYDLNTRVVMNANFSVNPFITVGYRRFTQKSNLSAYNTVWSEKCHKTEYCIIRDLFLDLPTDELKKIFPQFSHISSTKYTAFLLLREACLSTDVDLYEWGFSRTVQYLLSHPNFFYDNPFAFEYKDYIKLYKTNTKNIIGRTHKEKLYNTLKTIIKKAFNL from the coding sequence ATGCCTGCTGCCGTTAGTGTTATCATTCCTACATATAATCAAGCGGATTATATCGAACAAAGCATTAAAAGTGTATTAAGTCAAACGGAACAAAATTATGAAATCATTATAATGGATGATTGCTCCTGTGACTCTACAAAAGAAATTGTACAAAAATATGTATCCGATAAGATTAGATATTTTTGTCACGATAAAAATTTAGGTCCGGGAAAAACTTTTAATGACGGATTAGCAAAAGCACAATATGAATATGTAACCTTAATTGCCAGCGACGATATTTTATTTCCTACACATCTACAAAACATAGTACAGGCATTTACTGAAAATCCCGATTTGGAAGTATTATTTCCACAATTAAAATTTATCGATGAAAAAAATCGTTTAACCGGCAGAACTCTCTCTGTGCTAGAAACCGATAAATATAAGCTTTTGAATAAAGCCTTTTATTATGGGAATATTTTTCCGTCACCCGGTATCGCTTTTAAAAAATCGCTATTTGATAGAATTGCGGCTTTTAACCCCTCGCTTATTTTAAATCATGATTATGATCTAAATACAAGAGTGGTAATGAATGCCAATTTTTCCGTTAATCCGTTTATAACGGTAGGATACAGACGTTTCACGCAAAAAAGTAATTTGAGCGCATATAATACTGTATGGTCAGAAAAATGTCATAAGACGGAATACTGTATAATTCGGGATCTCTTCCTTGACTTACCTACAGATGAATTAAAAAAAATTTTTCCACAATTTTCACATATTTCAAGTACAAAATATACGGCATTTTTATTATTACGCGAAGCATGTTTATCAACCGATGTCGATTTATATGAATGGGGGTTTTCACGAACAGTGCAGTACCTTCTTTCGCACCCCAATTTCTTTTATGATAATCCTTTTGCATTTGAATACAAAGATTATATAAAACTATATAAAACAAATACTAAAAATATAATCGGACGTACACATAAAGAAAAATTATATAATACGTTAAAAACTATAATAAAGAAAGCTTTTAACTTATAA
- a CDS encoding sulfotransferase family protein, giving the protein MNNIDFTIIGTTGFGESGSSALTNILEEFECVSTIIGGATFECKFFSNNLFQLETALRNQLFVNAAVKEMLYQAKLASNDQFYITNFGKDFFFNSTMEYIKTVTGSWLGGMYSERDADLIPKEEIKNFKRARLLFDNLYKNKYGLYEQYYWRPSFQTLTEQYYGKFDNEFYKKTQAYTSKIFTPIAQNKRFILVDALFRPESVIHELNWFLNAKCLIGDRDPRDLYVINKMYKGEPYLPTWTVETYIDWFKTYRSCNRRNAEHFDTILQLKFEDLIYNYEESLTKIKKFLNLKDSEHIKKGQIFIPEKSQTNTQVFRKYPQYAKDIEKIEKELEEFCYPYSDIQIRKFTTKELSNTNEQPIEDIRKLAIAFQKTGKLPFSNIKGAYLFTSFYELCKYFKNRKTIFSVLKGIIKIILFLFLLPFDFCIQLKEIIKYQKKNKNSLVEFK; this is encoded by the coding sequence ATGAATAATATAGACTTCACTATAATAGGAACGACTGGCTTTGGTGAGTCTGGCAGTTCCGCATTAACAAATATACTGGAAGAATTTGAATGTGTTTCAACTATTATTGGAGGTGCAACATTTGAATGTAAATTCTTCAGCAATAATCTATTCCAATTGGAAACAGCTTTGCGGAATCAACTTTTTGTAAATGCAGCCGTTAAAGAAATGCTATATCAAGCCAAACTAGCATCAAATGACCAATTCTATATAACGAATTTCGGAAAAGATTTCTTTTTTAATTCCACAATGGAATACATAAAGACTGTCACAGGTTCATGGCTTGGAGGAATGTATTCGGAAAGAGACGCTGATTTAATTCCTAAGGAAGAAATTAAGAATTTTAAAAGGGCAAGACTCCTTTTTGATAATTTATACAAAAATAAATATGGACTTTATGAGCAATATTATTGGAGGCCATCCTTTCAAACACTTACCGAACAATACTATGGAAAATTTGACAATGAATTTTATAAAAAAACACAAGCATATACTTCGAAAATTTTTACACCAATAGCTCAAAATAAACGTTTTATTTTGGTAGATGCTCTATTTCGACCAGAAAGCGTAATACATGAATTAAATTGGTTTTTAAATGCAAAATGTTTAATTGGGGATAGAGATCCACGAGATTTATATGTAATAAATAAAATGTATAAAGGAGAACCATATCTTCCTACATGGACAGTTGAAACGTATATTGACTGGTTTAAAACCTATAGAAGCTGTAATAGAAGAAACGCAGAGCATTTTGATACAATTCTGCAACTAAAGTTTGAAGATTTAATTTATAATTATGAAGAAAGTTTAACAAAAATTAAAAAATTTTTAAACTTAAAAGATTCGGAACATATAAAAAAAGGACAAATATTTATTCCGGAAAAATCACAAACAAATACGCAGGTTTTTAGAAAGTATCCGCAGTATGCAAAAGACATTGAAAAAATAGAAAAAGAATTAGAGGAATTTTGTTACCCTTATTCCGACATCCAAATACGAAAATTTACAACGAAAGAGTTATCAAATACAAATGAACAACCTATAGAGGATATAAGAAAACTAGCTATAGCTTTTCAAAAAACAGGAAAACTGCCGTTTTCAAATATAAAAGGGGCGTATCTTTTTACTTCATTTTATGAACTCTGCAAATACTTCAAAAATAGAAAAACGATATTTTCCGTATTAAAAGGTATTATAAAAATAATTCTATTTTTATTTTTATTGCCATTTGATTTTTGTATACAGCTTAAAGAAATTATAAAATATCAAAAAAAGAATAAAAATAGTTTGGTGGAGTTTAAATAA
- a CDS encoding adenylyltransferase/cytidyltransferase family protein, whose amino-acid sequence MILGYTSGVYDLFHIGHVNLLRNAKGLCDKLIVGVSIDELVAYKNKKPVIPFAERLEIIKSIRYVDSAIPQENIDKFETWKKIHFDVLFVGDDWFAHPNWEKMEKKFQSVGVRVVYFPYTKGTSSTLINETLKKLRGE is encoded by the coding sequence ATGATATTAGGATACACATCGGGCGTATATGACCTTTTTCATATAGGACATGTGAATCTTTTGCGTAATGCAAAAGGTTTATGCGATAAATTAATAGTTGGCGTCAGTATAGATGAATTGGTAGCCTATAAAAATAAAAAACCGGTTATTCCATTTGCAGAACGACTTGAAATTATAAAAAGTATAAGATATGTGGATTCTGCTATTCCACAAGAGAATATTGATAAATTTGAAACATGGAAAAAAATACACTTTGATGTGTTGTTTGTCGGAGATGATTGGTTTGCTCATCCAAACTGGGAAAAGATGGAAAAGAAATTTCAATCTGTTGGTGTCAGAGTTGTATATTTTCCTTATACAAAAGGTACAAGTTCTACATTAATAAATGAAACTCTTAAGAAACTACGGGGAGAATAA
- a CDS encoding asparagine synthase-related protein — MIDKNYCMSSYLTFRFIADEKINFYQGLSHTNFKPYDGNKIPCKTADDVGKHTREILEKQIIPGKTAIFLSGGNDSAVLASYLPKGTIAYTFKCIAPGAIDETIQAKKYADAYGLDHRIIEMYWNDFEKFTPEILKYRQVPVHSIEIMLHKAMLQAKKDGIKAIVTGVATDLVFGGMNKLLAKDWTFEEWIKRYTFVPPERILKTPVSMLHIYEKYRLEDNKIDFIKFINEVLGVETNTSYMHAFNMENIIHLDPHAYLVMAEPLDLKRIRNGEPKYLIKELFKKRYPHIPVPDKIPMPRAMDQWLKDWDGPTRKEFLPNCVKDLTGDQKWMVYCLEKYLNIFDDHKDN; from the coding sequence ATGATTGATAAGAATTATTGTATGAGTAGCTATTTAACATTTCGATTTATAGCTGATGAAAAAATTAACTTTTATCAAGGACTTAGTCATACTAACTTTAAACCCTATGACGGAAATAAAATACCTTGCAAAACAGCTGATGATGTGGGTAAGCATACTAGAGAGATTTTAGAAAAACAAATTATACCTGGTAAAACAGCTATATTTTTAAGCGGGGGAAATGATTCTGCGGTTTTGGCATCTTATTTGCCCAAAGGGACTATTGCATATACATTCAAATGTATTGCACCGGGAGCGATTGATGAAACAATTCAAGCAAAAAAATATGCCGATGCTTATGGACTTGACCACAGAATAATTGAAATGTATTGGAATGATTTTGAAAAATTTACACCTGAAATATTAAAATATAGACAAGTACCTGTGCACTCTATTGAAATTATGCTGCATAAAGCTATGTTGCAGGCAAAGAAAGATGGAATTAAAGCAATTGTTACCGGAGTTGCAACGGATTTGGTTTTTGGCGGTATGAATAAACTACTTGCAAAAGATTGGACATTTGAGGAGTGGATAAAAAGATATACATTTGTTCCTCCCGAAAGAATTTTAAAAACTCCGGTTTCTATGCTTCATATCTATGAAAAATACAGACTTGAAGATAACAAGATTGATTTTATAAAATTTATAAATGAAGTTTTGGGCGTAGAGACCAATACGTCATATATGCATGCTTTTAATATGGAAAATATTATACATCTAGATCCACATGCTTATTTAGTTATGGCTGAGCCGTTAGACTTAAAGCGAATTCGTAATGGGGAGCCTAAGTACCTAATTAAGGAACTGTTTAAAAAACGTTATCCTCACATACCTGTTCCGGATAAAATTCCGATGCCCAGAGCGATGGATCAATGGTTGAAAGATTGGGACGGCCCGACAAGAAAAGAATTTTTACCGAACTGTGTAAAAGATCTCACCGGTGATCAAAAGTGGATGGTTTATTGTCTTGAAAAATACTTAAATATTTTTGATGATCATAAGGATAACTAA
- a CDS encoding CDP-glycerol glycerophosphotransferase family protein, with protein sequence MRKVINFLKKLNNSINYVNKLNNELSINNDYYIPRMLVENRILLKKMTNQKLNIVLIAFEPATWLMFQSIYDTFRKSDQVNITVLVIPYAHSTLPAGTYKDDGLREYLDTLGIPYIYGYNEKANTWIDLFQLHPDYVFYQAPYNGMYPETLKSDYVSKFAQICHIPYGTALIKGEIENTIYPIDFFRDSTYCFVETNINKNIIYDYLCKKNMQFLIEKFIITGSTKIEALKNHYTTDPSYVKPDSHNILWLPRWNTKEGICTFFDYYNVLINYVDQHDDVTLILRPHPLMFQNFITTGEMTEDDIQKLKQKFSTSKFMLDTNRDYYNSFNTADILITDPTSLIYEFFPTKKPIIYTYKKDIFNDLGVELSKGLYWVHNQNELEECLNVLISGKDSLLNKRKEILAHYFFDTEKSSKIILDTLIN encoded by the coding sequence ATGCGAAAAGTAATTAATTTTTTAAAAAAACTAAATAATTCCATAAATTATGTTAATAAATTAAATAATGAATTAAGTATAAATAATGACTACTATATACCCAGAATGCTTGTAGAAAATAGAATTCTTTTAAAAAAAATGACTAACCAAAAATTAAATATAGTTCTAATTGCATTTGAACCTGCAACATGGTTAATGTTTCAATCCATATATGACACTTTTCGTAAATCCGATCAAGTGAATATAACGGTTTTAGTTATCCCTTATGCACACTCTACTCTACCCGCCGGTACATATAAAGATGACGGTTTGCGGGAATACCTTGATACTCTTGGAATTCCATATATCTATGGATATAATGAAAAAGCAAACACATGGATTGATTTATTCCAATTGCATCCTGATTATGTATTTTATCAAGCCCCTTATAATGGGATGTATCCTGAAACTCTAAAAAGCGATTACGTAAGTAAGTTTGCACAAATATGTCACATACCATATGGGACAGCTTTAATAAAGGGTGAAATTGAAAATACTATCTATCCTATAGATTTTTTTAGAGACAGTACATATTGTTTTGTAGAAACAAATATTAATAAAAATATCATTTATGACTATCTTTGCAAAAAAAATATGCAATTTTTAATTGAAAAATTTATTATAACCGGTTCTACAAAAATAGAGGCTCTTAAGAACCATTATACTACTGACCCCTCATATGTAAAACCAGATTCACATAATATTTTATGGCTTCCGAGGTGGAATACAAAAGAAGGAATATGTACTTTTTTTGATTATTATAATGTGCTTATAAATTACGTTGATCAACATGATGATGTGACGTTAATCCTTAGGCCTCATCCCCTTATGTTTCAAAATTTTATAACCACAGGCGAAATGACAGAAGATGATATACAAAAACTTAAACAAAAATTTTCTACATCTAAATTTATGTTAGATACAAATAGAGATTATTATAACAGTTTTAATACAGCAGACATATTGATAACAGATCCTACATCATTAATATATGAATTTTTCCCTACAAAAAAGCCGATTATATATACTTATAAAAAGGATATTTTTAACGATCTAGGAGTAGAATTATCAAAAGGTCTATATTGGGTACACAATCAGAATGAATTAGAGGAGTGTTTAAATGTATTAATTTCCGGAAAAGATAGCCTTTTGAATAAACGTAAAGAAATACTGGCACATTATTTTTTCGATACTGAAAAAAGTTCTAAAATTATACTAGATACATTAATAAATTAA
- a CDS encoding ABC transporter ATP-binding protein: MSDIAIKAEHLSKYYRLGVINNGTLFRDIQTWIAIKRGKPDPHSKIGEHKYDGTDDGFWALKDLNFEIKQGDRVGIIGKNGAGKSTLLKILSRITAPTEGCVKIRGRVASLLEVGTGFHGELTGRENVYLNGAILGMKKKEVDRKIDEIIDFSGIEKHIDTPVKRYSSGMYVRLAFAVAAHLDSEILIADEVLAVGDAEFQKKALGKMNELSTGQGRTVLFVSHNMAAVKSLCNKGMILEKGKIKFQSDNIDEAIGEYQNLAITKVSDDYIWKNVNKIENEFITVNHIKIISHPYSNNVEKNLIQGNNYFLEFNIFINKKNPLLTLYYIIYTELGVKVMESAFSDSGKEVSDALNEGDNIVIAELPTKELMPGKYRIEILSSIKNVEYIIDYNTIGMVITLLPDEKHMTLYENRKSILFTNKNWSIMQ, translated from the coding sequence ATGAGCGACATAGCTATAAAAGCCGAACATCTTTCAAAATATTACCGGCTCGGCGTTATCAATAACGGTACCTTGTTCCGCGACATTCAAACATGGATCGCGATCAAACGGGGCAAACCCGATCCGCATTCCAAAATCGGCGAGCACAAATATGACGGAACCGACGACGGTTTTTGGGCGCTGAAAGACTTAAACTTCGAAATCAAACAGGGCGACAGGGTCGGCATAATCGGCAAAAACGGTGCGGGAAAATCCACGCTGTTAAAAATCCTGAGCAGAATAACCGCCCCGACCGAAGGCTGCGTAAAAATACGTGGAAGGGTTGCCAGCCTTTTGGAAGTAGGAACCGGATTTCACGGGGAACTGACCGGCCGCGAAAACGTCTATCTTAACGGCGCCATCCTCGGCATGAAAAAAAAAGAGGTAGACCGCAAAATCGACGAGATTATAGACTTCAGCGGAATCGAAAAACATATCGATACTCCCGTAAAACGCTATTCGAGCGGCATGTACGTACGGCTCGCCTTTGCCGTTGCCGCCCACCTCGATTCCGAAATCCTCATTGCCGATGAAGTGCTCGCCGTAGGAGATGCCGAATTCCAAAAAAAGGCTCTCGGAAAGATGAACGAACTGAGTACGGGACAAGGCAGAACGGTATTGTTTGTAAGTCACAATATGGCGGCGGTAAAATCTCTTTGTAATAAGGGTATGATTCTTGAAAAAGGCAAAATTAAATTTCAAAGCGATAACATTGATGAGGCGATTGGGGAATATCAAAATTTAGCTATTACGAAAGTATCAGATGATTATATTTGGAAAAATGTAAACAAAATAGAAAATGAATTTATTACAGTAAATCATATTAAAATCATTTCACACCCATATTCTAATAATGTAGAAAAAAATCTAATTCAGGGTAATAACTATTTTTTAGAATTTAATATTTTTATAAATAAAAAAAACCCTTTATTAACTCTTTATTATATCATATATACTGAACTTGGAGTAAAAGTAATGGAATCCGCTTTTTCTGATAGTGGTAAAGAAGTTAGCGACGCATTAAATGAGGGCGATAATATTGTCATTGCTGAACTACCAACGAAAGAATTAATGCCCGGAAAGTATAGGATTGAAATTTTATCATCTATAAAAAATGTTGAATATATTATAGATTATAACACTATAGGAATGGTAATTACATTATTACCTGATGAAAAACATATGACCCTTTATGAAAATAGAAAATCAATTCTTTTTACAAATAAGAATTGGAGTATTATGCAGTAA